In Populus alba chromosome 1, ASM523922v2, whole genome shotgun sequence, a single window of DNA contains:
- the LOC118055202 gene encoding uncharacterized protein encodes MAANSNFQLFSSSSAASGFFDSSTEPPLPPPPPPVEVLSSEVSLIVKCSVEPVNLEDGLTLLKGRVSTKEVFGLPNSDLVPGVYEGGLKLWEGSLDLIKALQAEVRNGHLSFSGKRVLELGCGHGLPGIFAFLEGASAVHFQDFNAEVLRCLTIPNVNANLSEKLSPSTSEDASSDTEGELRFFAGDWSQVHQCLPHANKKEKDLSCSSGHSPHSGYDIVLMAETIYSISAQHNLYSLIKKCLSHPGGVVYMAAKKHYFGVGGGTRQFLSMVEKDGAMAASLVAEVADGSSNVREVWKLSI; translated from the exons ATGGCCGCGAACTCAAACTTTCAGTTATTCTCTTCATCATCCGCAGCGTCAGGGTTCTTTGATTCTTCTACAGAGCCTCCTCTCCCTCCCCCTCCTCCTCCAGTTGAAGTTCTCTCCTCTGAA GTTTCTTTGATTGTAAAATGCTCTGTGGAGCCGGTTAACTTAGAAGACGGTCTTACTTTACTCAAG gGAAGGGTTAGTACTAAAGAGGTTTTTGGGTTGCCTAACTCAGACTTGGTACCTGGTGTATATGAAG GGGGGTTAAAGCTGTGGGAGGGTTCACTAGACCTTATTAAAGCTCTTCAAGCAGAGGTTCGAAATGGCCATTTATCATTTAGTGGAAAGCGAGTTTTAGAG CTTGGGTGTGGCCATGGACTTCCTGGGATCTTTGCGTTCCTTGAG GGTGCTAGTGCTGTACATTTCCAGGATTTCAATGCTGAAGTCCTTCGATGTCTCACCATTCCCAATGTAAATGCCAATCTTTCAGAAAAATTGAGCCCTTCTACATCAGAAGATGCAAGTTCTGATACTGAAGGAGAACTGCGTTTCTTTGCTGGTGACTGGAGCCAAGTCCATCAATGTCTTCCTCATGCtaacaaaaaagagaaggacCTTAGTTGCAGCTCAGGGCATAGTCCACATTCTGGTtatgatattgttttgatggCAGAGACAATCTATTCAATCTCTGCTCAACACAATCTCTACAGCCTTATAAAGAAG TGCTTGAGCCATCCTGGTGGAGTTGTATATATGGCAGCCAAAAAGCACTATTTTGGAGTAGGTGGAGGAACACGACAATTTCTCTCTATGGTAGAAAAAGATG gtGCTATGGCTGCAAGTCTTGTTGCTGAAGTTGCAGATGGATCGTCTAATGTCCGCGAAGTGTGGAAGCTCTCAATTTAG
- the LOC118055203 gene encoding probable xyloglucan galactosyltransferase GT14: MHYVKMTEKPIIRKCCNNQLWLVILISFVLCFVLLCFDYSALTGNQDGVTAVLVGNYENSITTQKSESLQFTTSLNETLIRPNRTDFITRQPSKDQQSVKEKPVADSCSGEYIYIHDLPRRFNQELIESCESITVGTERNMCPYLVNSGLGHEVENFEGVLLNKSWYSTNQFLLAVIFHNKMKQYKCLTNDSSLASAIYVPFYAGLDVGRYLWGVKASIRDQSSFDFVKWMVSQPEWKKMWGRDHFLVVGRISWDFRRQTDNESDWGSKLRFLPESNNMSMLSIESSSWNNDYAIPYPTCFHPSKDSEVLQWQDKMRRQKRPYLFSFAGAPRSDLQDSVRGKIIEECQASKSLCKLLECSYGVNGAITCDNPANVMRLFQNSVYCLQPAGDSYTRRSIFDAILAGCIPVFFHPGTAYAQYKWHLPQNYSKYSVFIPVKDVKDWKAGINETLLRIPEERVMSMREEVIRLIPSIIYADPRSRLETFEDAFDLAVKGILDRIDGVRKVIRDGGDPSAGFADGDDFKYTFSGYGGET, from the coding sequence ATGCATTATGTGAAGATGACGGAGAAACCAATTATCAGAAAGTGCTGCAACAATCAACTCTGGTTGGTCATTCTCATCTCCTTCGTTTTATGCTTTGTTTTGCTCTGCTTTGATTATTCAGCTTTAACTGGAAACCAAGATGGGGTCACTGCTGTTTTGGTCGGTAATTATGAAAATTCAATCACCACCCAGAAATCAGAATCCCTTCAGTTCACTACTAGTCTCAATGAAACCCTCATTAGACCAAACAGAACAGATTTTATTACCAGACAACCTAGTAAAGATCAGCAAAGTGTGAAAGAGAAACCAGTTGCAGATTCTTGTTCAGGTGAGTACATTTATATTCATGATCTTCCTAGGCGGTTCAACCAAGAATTGATTGAGAGTTGCGAGTCAATCACTGTTGGGACTGAGCGTAATATGTGTCCTTACCTGGTTAACTCTGGTCTTGGTCACGAGGTAGAGAATTTTGAAGGGGTTTTGCTAAACAAAAGTTGGTACTCAACAAATCAGTTCTTGTTAGCGGTTATTTTCCACAACAAAATGAAGCAGTACAAGTGCTTAACCAATGATTCTTCACTTGCATCAGCTATTTATGTACCGTTTTATGCTGGTCTTGATGTTGGTAGATATCTTTGGGGTGTTAAAGCGTCAATAAGAGATCaatcttcttttgattttgtcaaGTGGATGGTTTCACAACCTGAGTGGAAAAAAATGTGGGGTAGAGACCATTTCTTGGTTGTTGGGAGGATTTCATGGGATTTTAGGAGACAAACTGATAACGAATCTGACTGGGGCAGCAAGCTTAGGTTCTTACCGGAATCTAACAACATGTCAATGTTGTCAATTGAGTCTAGTTCCTGGAACAATGATTATGCCATACCATATCCAACTTGTTTTCATCCCTCAAAAGATAGTGAGGTACTTCAATGGCAAGACAAAATGAGAAGGCAAAAAAGGCCTTACTTATTCTCTTTTGCTGGTGCTCCAAGGTCTGATCTGCAAGATTCGGTCCGGGGCAAGATCATTGAGGAATGCCAAGCTTCAAAGAGCTTGTGCAAATTGCTAGAGTGTAGTTATGGTGTTAATGGTGCCATCACCTGTGATAATCCAGCCAATGTGATGAGGTTGTTTCAAAATTCAGTTTATTGCTTGCAACCTGCAGGGGATTCATACACTAGGCGATCGATATTTGATGCTATTTTAGCAGGGTGCATTCCAGtttttttccatccgggtacTGCTTACGCGCAATATAAATGGCATTTACCACAGAATTACAGCAAATACTCCGTGTTTATACCAGTGAAAGATGTTAAAGATTGGAAAGCTGGCATCAATGAGACACTGCTCCGAATCCCTGAGGAAAGAGTGATGTCAATGAGGGAGGAGGTTATAAGGCTCATTCCAAGCATAATATATGCAGATCCAAGGTCAAGATTGGAGACCTTCGAAGATGCATTTGATTTAGCAGTTAAGGGAATTCTTGATAGAATAGATGGAGTTAGGAAGGTAATTAGAGATGGGGGTGATCCTAGTGCTGGTTTTGCAGATGGGGATGATTTCAAGTATACATTTTCTGGGTATGGAGGAGAAACTTGA
- the LOC118055199 gene encoding selenium-binding protein 1, with protein MATGTEVVSAHGHGCCKKGPGYASPLEAMSGPRESLIYVTCVYAGTGIEKPDYLATVDVDPNSPNYSKVIHRLPMPNLGDELHHSGWNSCSSCHGDPSAARRYLILPSLISGRIYAIDTLKDPRAPSLHKVVEPADIVKKTGLAYPHTSHCLASGDVMVSCLGDKDGKAEGNGFLLLDSEFNVKGRWEKPGHSPTFGYDFWYQPRHNTMISSSWGAPAAFTKGFNPQHVSDGLYGRHLHVYSWPNGELKQTLDLGSTGLLPLEIRFLHNPSKDTGFVGCALTSNMVRFFKTPDESWSHELAISVKPLKVQNWILPEMPGLITDFLLSLDDRFLYFVNWLHGDVRQYNIEDPKNPVLKGQVWVGGLIQKGSPVVAEGEDGKTWQYDVPEIQGHRLRGGPQMIQLSLDGKRLYVTNSLFSTWDRQFYPEVVEKGSHMLQIDVDTEKGGLAINPNYFVDFASEPDGPSLAHEMRYPGGDCTSDIWI; from the exons atggCTACAGGGACAGAAGTGGTGAGTGCTCATGGACACGGATGCTGCAAGAAAGGACCAGGTTATGCTAGCCCACTTGAAGCCATGTCTGGTCCAAGAGAGTCACTTATTTATGTCACTTGTGTTTACGCTg GAACGGGAATAGAGAAGCCTGATTATCTAGCCACTGTGGATGTAGATCCCAACTCACCTAATTATTCTAAAGTTATCCACAGACTACCTATGCCAAACTTAGGAGATGAACTACATCATTCAGGGTGGAATTCTTGCAGCTCTTGTCATGGAGATCCATCAGCAGCCAGGCGTTATCTGATCCTGCCTTCATTGAT ATCTGGTCGCATATATGCAATTGACACACTAAAAGATCCAAGGGCTCCCTCATTGCATAAAGTTGTTGAGCCTGCGGATATTGTAAAGAAGACAGGATTGGCGTATCCACACACATCTCATTGCCTTGCTTCTGGAGATGTCATGGTATCATGCCTCGGAGATAAAGATGGAAAGGCAGAGGGAAATGGATTTCTTCTACTTGATTCAGAATTCAACGTAAAGGGGAG GTGGGAGAAACCAGGGCACAGTCCGACATTTGGTTATGATTTCTGGTACCAACCTCGACACAACACCATGATTAGCTCCTCATGGGGAGCTCCTGCAGCCTTCACCAAAGGCTTCAATCCGCAACATGTTTCAGATGGTCTTTACGGGAGGCATTTGCATGTCTACAGTTGGCCTAATGGTGAACTGAAACAGACATTGGATCTTGGCAGTACTGGACTCTTGCCCTTGGAG ATAAGGTTCCTTCACAATCCTTCTAAAGACACAGGGTTTGTTGGATGTGCCTTAACAAGTAACATGGTACGATTTTTCAAGACCCCTGATGAATCATGGAGCCATGAG TTGGCAATATCAGTGAAACCATTGAAGGTGCAAAACTGGATTCTTCCAGAAATGCCAGGGCTTATAACTGATTTTCTCTTGTCTCTTGACGATCGGTTTCTATATTTTGTCAACTGGCTGCATGGAGATGTCAGACAGTACAACATTGAGGACCCCAAAAATCCTGTCCTGAAAGGGCAAGTCTGGGTTGGGGGGCTGATCCAGAAAGGAAGCCCAGTAGTTGCTGAGGGTGAAGATGGAAAAACCTGGCAGTATGATGTTCCAGAAATCCAG GGACATCGATTGAGAGGAGGGCCTCAAATGATTCAGCTGAGTCTAGACGGGAAGCGGCTTTATGTCACCAACTCACTTTTCAGCACTTGGGATCGTCAGTTTTATCCAGAAGTCGTGGAGAAAGGATCTCATATGTTGCAGATAGATGTTGACACTGAGAAAGGTGGTCTTGCAATAAATCCAAACTATTTTGTAGACTTTGCATCTGAACCTGATGGACCTTCCCTAGCGCATGAGATGAGATACCCAGGAGGTGACTGCACATCAGATATATGGATCTAA
- the LOC140955225 gene encoding uncharacterized protein, with translation MREKSNLIDRKLVRIEHENGNRLLPKILIDDSIFNDPWHDSLVITLLGKDVGYFQMQSRLKSAWKLSGGFELMDIGNGYFMVKFDIAEDRERIINGGTPFKVDMTTLNVERGRFARICVEIELDQPAVGSVEITLVSTGIRACEPWTPAMPPNTRTQDLRRLEETIESANKEHAAKYEQVTKLLEVYGQKMESHKVKFGEIKDLIGGLTFQQNSFIQRLSSGRGEQIANHEQPGCSNGVNRNNWTREADQHPQQVYKPRRDFPSFNRDNVYQWLFKCHQYFEIIEMTDSEKLKQASYYMDDRALCWHQNFVRHRPEVLWSEYIDALCCRFGGQNDPLEELKDLKQKADLETYIQEFDILWNRVEMTERQALVFFLGGLEVEIKNMVKMFELKTLYQAYNLARLQENTISHRHPHHSYSKNTYNTTNVNPLKPFTAQNNTKTNLYHTNNTAKPIPYHQKSLNTPYRPTKTLRNKELDERRAKGLCFWCDEKFIPGHRCKNKRVYSLCIVEDEDVSEEEIQEGSEFSTDVFVVELNNCDIVLGVQWLATLGNILSNYNELWMSFVWQRQDIVLQGDIPAKLQTIGFEQFNSLINSPNQLVEVHLYSLRVVGEKDHFISSLTTTLQPSLGSNTTINELLHTYQDIFKEPIELPPLRAYDHVIPLKEGSQPVNLRPYRHAGLQKNIVEKIVTEMLDSGIIQHITSHFASPVVLVKKKDDTWRLCVDYRALNKMTIKDKFPITIVEELLEELGRSMVFSKVDLRVGYHQIRMLAEDIRKTAFRTHNGHYEFLVMPFGLTNAPTTFQSLMNDIFRRHLRKFILVFFDDILVYSPTLEKHVEQLQIVFEILRNQKLLAKKRLIGYYRRFVKGYEAICKPLTQLLKKDSYKWDEEAKVAFESKAFGPRQQVLSAYEKEMFAILQVVAKWKHYLWGRHFRIRTDHVSLKHLLDQKVTYPSQHLWLTKLLGFDYEIEYRKGKENVAADALSRIPSSQLCIMVMTSISTPIMDKIKMTWASDDSLKHIIQDLLHDPSSHPHYAWVNNHLNRKGKIVVGHNPALHNKLIALYHDTASRGHSGVVVTAQKVSSLFYWKKQQKHVRQFVRECSIFQQNKHENVLTPGLLQPLPIPLAPFTDISMDFIEGLPKLEASSVARVFMDNVYKLHRLPFTIVSDRDPVPLAEWWYNTNYHTSTKSTPYKILYGFPPPLHIPYFPKDSTVEAVDQLLT, from the exons ATGAGAGAAAAAAGTAATTTGATAGATAGAAAGTTGGTACGAATTGAGCATGAGAATGGGAACAGATTGCTGCCTAAGATTTTGATAGATGACTCCATCTTCAACGATCCTTGGCATGATTCTTTAGTAATCACATTGCTGGGAAAGGATGTTGGTTACTTTCAGATGCAGAGTCGATTGAAATCTGCTTGGAAATTGTCAGGAGGGTTTGAGCTCATGGATATTGGGAACGGCTACTTCATGGTCAAGTTTGATATTGCGGAGGATCGGGAGAGGATCATTAACGGGG GGACTCCATTTAAGGTGGATATGACTACTCTCAATGTTGAAAGAGGAAGATTTGCTCGTATTTGTGTAGAGATAGAACTAGATCAACCTGCGGTAG GTTCAGTAGAAATAACTCTTGTATcaactggtatcagagcttgcGAACCTTGGACACCAGCTATGCCTCCAAACACTAGAACACAGGATCTAAGGCGCTTGGAGGAGACGATTGAATCTGCCAACAAGGAGCATGCGGCCAAATATGAGCAAGTAACCAAGTTATTAGAAGTATATGGCCAAAAAATGGAGAGCCATAAGGTTAAGTTTGGGGAgatcaaggacttaattggtgGCTTAACATTTCAGCAAAACTCCTTCATACAGAGGTTGAGCTCGGGAAGAGGTGAACAAATTGCTAACCATGAACAACCAGGATGCTCAAATGGAGTCAACAGGAACAACTGGACCAGAGAAGCAGATCAACATCCTCAACAGGTATACAAACCTCGACGTGATTTCCCTAGTTTTAATAGAGACAATGTCTATCAATGGCTATTCAAGTGTCACCAGTACTTTGAAATTATAGAAATGACTGATTCTGAAAAACTCAAACAAGCATCCTACTACATGGATGACAGAGCCTTATGTTGGCATCAGAATTTTGTTAGGCATCGACCTGAAGTCCTGTGGAGTGAATATATTGATGCATTGTGCTGTCGTTTTGGAGGCCAAAATGATCCTTTGGAGGAACTAAAAGACCTTAAACAAAAGGCTGATTTAGAAACTTATATACAGGAATTTGATATTCTGTGGAATAGAGTAGAGATGACAGAGAGACAGGCATTGGTTTTCTTTCTGGGAGGTTTAGAAGTTGAGATTAAAAACATGGTCAAAATGTTTGAACTTAAGACCCTATACCAAGCCTACAATCTAGCTAGGCTACAAGAGAACACCATTAGCCACAGACATCCACACCATTCTTACTCAAAAAACACATACAACACTACTAATGTTAATCCACTGAAGCCTTTCACTGcccaaaataacacaaaaaccaATCTCTACCACACAAACAACACTGCCAAACCGATTCCTTACCACCAGAAATCTCTAAACACACCATACCGACCTACAAAGACCTTGAGAAATAAAGAGCTAGATGAGAGAAGGGCGAAGGGATTGTGTTTTTGGTGTGATGAGAAATTCATACCGGGCCATCGATGCAAAAATAAAAGGGTGTATTCCCTATGTATTGTGGAGGATGAGGATGTTTCAGAGGAAGAGATCCAGGAAGGCAGCGAG TTCTCTACAGATGTTTTTGTTGTGGAGCTCAACAATTGTGACATAGTGCTGGGGGTACAATGGCTAGCTACATTGGGtaatattttatccaactaCAATGAATTATGGATGTCTTTTGTATGGCAAAGGCAAGACATAGTGCTACAAGGGGACATCCCAGCTAAGCTTCAAACCATTGGTTTTGAACAATTCAATAGTCTGATAAACAGCCCAAACCAGCTCGTGGAGGTCCATCTATACAGTCTCAGGGTAGTGGGTGAAAAGGATCATTTCATCAGCTCATTAACAACAACACTTCAACCTAGCCTTGGGAGCAATACAACCATAAATGAATTGTTACATACCTACCAGGACATCTTCAAAGAACCAATAGAACTCCCTCCTCTGAGAGCATATGACCATGTTATTCCTCTCAAGGAGGGATCTCAACCAGTCAACCTTAGGCCTTATCGTCATGCGGGCttgcaaaaaaatatagtgGAGAAAATAGTAACCGAAATGCTGGATTCTGGCATTATACAACACATCACCAGTCATTTTGCCTCCCCAGTGGTTTTGGTAAAGAAGAAGGACGACACTTGGCGATTGTGTGTGGATTACAGGGCTCTTAACAAAATGACCATCAAAGATAAATTCCCAATTACAATTGTAGAAGAACTGTTGGAAGAACTGGGCAGGTCTATGGTATTCTCTAAAGTTGATCTACGGGTTGGTTATCATCAAATAAGGATGTTGGCAGAGGATATACGCAAGACAGCTTTCAGAACCCATAATGGTCACTATGAGTTCTTGGTCATGCCATTCGGCTTGACTAATGCACCAACAACCTTCCAGAGCTTAATGAATGACATCTTCAGAAGGCATTTACGAAAATTTATTCTAGTTTTCTTTGATGACATCTTGGTGTACAGCCCTACCTTGGAGAAGCATGTAGAACAACTGCAGATCGTGTTTGAGATACTCAGGAATCAGAAGCTTCTTGCTAAGAAGA GACTCATAGGGTATTACAGGCGGTTTGTCAAGGGTTATGAGGCCATTTGTAAACCTTTAACTCAGCTCCTAAAGAAGGATTCTTACAAGTGGGATGAAGAGGCCAAGGTGGCTTTTGAAAG CAAGGCTTTTGGTCCTAGGCAACAAGTTCTATCGGCTTATGAAAAGGAGATGTTTGCAATTCTTCAGGTCGTAGCTAAATGGAAACATTACCTTTGGGGAAGACATTTTCGTATAAGAACTGACCACGTTAGCCTTAAGCATTTGCTGGATCAAAAGGTAACATATCCTTCTCAACACCTCTGGCTCACTAAATTGCTTGGGTTTGATTATGAGATTGAGTATCGCAAAGGGAAGGAAAATGTAGCTGCAGACGCTTTGTCAAGGATTCCTAGCAGTCAATTATGCATCATGGTCATGACTTCCATTTCCACTCCTATCATGGACAAAATCAAAATGACTTGGGCATCAGATGATAGTCTTAAGCACATTATACAGGATTtgttgcatgacccaagttccCATCCTCACTATGCGTGGGTCAACAATCATTTGAACCGGAAGGGAAAAATTGTGGTAGGCCACAATCCTGCACTTCATAACAAGCTGATCGCTTTATATCATGACACAGCTTCAAGGGGCCACTCAGGGGTGGTGGTCACAGCTCAAAAGGTTAGTAGCCTGTTCTATTGGAAGAAGCAACAGAAACATGTTAGACAATTTGTGAGGGAATGTAGTATCTTCCAGCAAAATAAGCATGAGAATGTGCTAACACCAGGATTACTACAACCTTTACCTATTCCTCTTGCTCCATTTACTGATATCAGCATGGATTTCATTGAGGGCCTTCCTAAATTAGAAG CTTCTTCGGTAGCCAGAGTTTTTATGGACAATGTTTATAAGCTGCATAGGCTCCCATTTACAATTGTCAGTGACAGGGATCCG GTGCCTCTTGCTGAATGGTGGTATAACACCAACTATCACACATCCACTAAGTCTACTCCTTACAAGATCTTATATGGTTTTCCTCCTCCCCTACATATTCCATACTTCCCTAAGGATTCCACAGTGGAGGCTGTTGATCAATTGCTTACATAG
- the LOC118055204 gene encoding heat stress transcription factor A-5 has translation MEAGPSSATSGGGGGGGGPAPFLVKTYDMVDDSSTDEIVSWSSNKNSFVVWNPPEFARLLLPTFFKHNNFSSFIRQLNTYGFRKIDPERWEFANEDFVKDQKHLLKNIHRRKPIHSHSQPQGSLVDPERAAYEEEIEKLAHDKAKLKASILGFEQQRSSAKLQVEDLTQKIDTMQQRQEKLLSFLEKAVQNPTFVEHLARKIEAMDFSAYSKKRRLPQVDHPMPIAENSLVENHSSSRPESNVIHQDFPHKLRLELSPAVSDINLVSHSTQSSNEDGGSPQRKISEGNPKDALTRTSGLLLAPETLELSDTGASYAFKVNPAVPRDIPANGSPALHSLQSNLTSNEEVDGHISCQLNLSLASSPLQVNKNPYLTRIPQLGQEIGKSPESRFNESNKDSDIRVGQNNINLGNEGRALFSSQETPSNNQAPASAPVRVNDVFWEQFLTERPGYSDNEEASSNYRANPYDERERTIGFGVPRNAKNMEQLSLGASQLS, from the exons ATGGAAGCAGGACCATCGTCAGCGACCtcaggaggtggtggtggaggaggaggaccgGCGCCGTTCTTGGTAAAGACATATGACATGGTGGATGATTCATCGACCGACGAGATCGTGTCTTGGAGTTCGAATAAAAACAGCTTTGTTGTTTGGAACCCTCCAGAATTCGCCAGATTGTTGCTCCCTACCTTTTTCAAGCACAATAATTTCTCTAGCTTTATCAGACAATTAAATACCTAT GGATTTAGAAAGATTGATCCTGAGAGATGGGAATTTGCCAATGAAGATTTTGTGAAGGATCAAAAGCACCTGCTTAAGAATATCCACCGAAGAAAACCAATCCACAGTCATAGTCAACCTCAAGGTTCTTTAGTGGATCCAGAAAGAGCAGCATATGAGGAAGAAATAGAAAAGCTTGCACATGATAAAGCTAAACTCAAGGCAAGTATTCTAGGGTTTGAACAGCAGCGGTCATCCGCAAAGCTACAGGTGGAAGATCTAACACAGAAGATAGATACTATGCAGCAGAGGCAGGAAAAGCTGCTGTCGTTCTTAGAGAAGGCTGTTCAAAACCCTACTTTTGTTGAACACCTTGCTCGTAAGATTGAAGCTATGGATTTTTCAGCCTATAGCAAGAAGAGACGATTGCCCCAAGTTGATCACCCAATGCCAATTGCAGAAAATAGTCTTGTGGAAAATCACAGTAGTTCTAGACCTGAGTCGAATGTCATCCATCAAGATTTTCCACATAAGTTGAGACTGGAATTGTCACCAGCTGTTTCAGATATTAATTTGGTTTCACACAGCACACAGAGCTCCAATGAAGATGGGGGAAGCccacaaagaaaaatatctgAAGGGAATCCAAAAGATGCACTGACTAGGACATCAGGTTTACTATTGGCACCTGAAACATTAGAACTTTCAGACACAGGGGCATCGTATGCATTTAAAGTGAATCCAGCTGTCCCAAGAGACATACCAGCAAATGGGAGCCCAGCACTACATTCACTGCAGTCGAATTTGACTTCTAATGAAGAAGTTGACGGTCATATTTCCTGTCAGCTAAATCTTAGTCTGGCATCTTCTCCTTTGCAAGTCAACAAAAATCCTTATTTAACTAGGATACCTCAACTAGGCCAGGAAATTGGCAAATCTCCAGAATCAAGGTTTAATGAGAGTAACAAAGATTCTGATATCCGAGTTGGTCAGAACAACATAAATCTGGGTAACGAGGGCAGAGCTTTATTCTCCTCCCAGGAGACCCCAAGTAACAATCAAGCACCTGCATCAGCTCCAGTTAGAGTGAATGATGTTTTCTGGGAACAGTTCCTAACTGAAAGGCCCGGCTATTCTGATAATGAAGAGGCAAGTTCTAATTACAGAGCAAACCCATATGATGAGCGAGAAAGAACGATAGGTTTCGGAGTGCCAAGAAATGCTAAAAACATGGAGCAGCTCTCTCTGGGAGCATCACAATTGTCTTAG
- the LOC118055200 gene encoding protein RALF-like 32 yields the protein METKRNRNIYSLQLFLAAFLLVLVLVELSSQFRVAAMQASTERVQYSGSMVECSDEMAEEELSMESETSRRIVRAVKYITPGVLRSDSPFCGKVKRGEPYQGSCLPPPSNNYNRGCNKYYRCRS from the coding sequence atggaaacAAAGAGGAACAGAAACATTTATTCCTTGCAGCTTTTTCTCGCAGCCTTCTTATTAGTTCTAGTGCTTGTAGAACTGAGCTCCCAGTTTAGAGTTGCTGCTATGCAAGCAAGTACTGAACGAGTGCAATACAGTGGTTCCATGGTAGAATGTAGTGATGAAATGGCGGAGGAAGAATTATCCATGGAGTCAGAGACAAGTCGAAGAATTGTTAGAGCTGTCAAATACATTACTCCTGGTGTTTTGAGGTCCGACTCACCATTCTGTGGCAAGGTTAAGAGAGGTGAACCCTATCAAGGCAGCTGCCTCCCTCCACCATCAAACAATTACAACAGAGGGTGCAACAAGTACTACAGGTGCAGGTCATGA